AAAGGAGATCTGATCGACCAGATCCTCGCGTCGATGACGTTTCCATTCCTGTTCGAAATACAGAAGTTAGGCGAAGAAGAATTCATAGACGGCGGCGTCGCCGATCAAGAACCGATCAAAGAATTGATCTTAGACAAATCAATCCGAAAGATTGTAGTCCATAGCGTTCGAACCAAAAAAGGACATTCTGAAAAGGCCATGATCCGCGCGTTTCATTCTTCCGTTCAGATTATAGAAAATGAAACCAGAGAATTGAAAGAGATGTTGGCGAAACATTATAAAAAACAAATTTTAAGAATCGAGACCGTAACTCCGTATATCGACGCAAATCTACTCAAACACGGAAAGGAAGCTCTGGAAGAAGGAAGAAAAAACGCGCATCACTGGAAGAATAAAATCCTCGCTCCGGCGTAGTTATGAATCCTAACGTTTCCGAAATTACCAAGAACTACGTGGACTTGCATAGGGTCCTTTCCAATCTCGTTGGTTCTCCAATTTTAGATCGTAAGAATTTTGTTTTTTATTCCAACGCGGATTCGGATTGGTTTACGAGAATCGTATTAAAAGAGAAACTCTCTCCGATTTCACTGAAAGAAGAAATTCTCAAACTGAGGGAAGAAGGGCATTCATCGGATGTTTTAGATTTTCTACCTTCGCGAGATCACGAGAAGGTTCTCAAAGAACTTGGATACAAAGATTGTAACGAGCAATGGGGAATGTATTTATCCGGAGATCCGATTCTTTCCGATAAAAAATTCTCCAGCGGTGATCTAAATATTAGAAAAATAGAAAGCGAAGAAGAATTAAAAAATTGGCTCAAAATCGTAAACGTCTCTTTTGAATCCAATGACTGTGAAAATCTTTATCTGAAATTATTGGGTCTAAATTTTTTTCGCGTCTTCGGCGGTTTTGTCGATCAAACCTTGGTCGCAACGGGTATGACCTTTTTTAACGGAACGTCTTACGGATTGTATTCGATTACGACGGATCCTAATCGAAGAGGTTTCGGTTACGCTTCCATTTTAGTGCAAAATATCCTGGAAGAACTCAGAAAAGAATATTCAGAAATCATCATATTGCACGCGACCGAGATGGGAAAGGGAATCTATGAGAAGTTCGGTTTTAAAAAATCGATGCTCCTTCGTCATTGGAGCTGAAAACGCGCGCTTTTTAGAAACCGAAGACGTTTCTGCAAGTTAATAAATCTGAGCCCCGTCGGAAGTACGACAAGATCTTCCGTGAAACTCGCGCGGCCCCGCCCTGATTTTGGGTGGCGGGGTGGGTGGTGGAAAATTCCGGAAACTTTCCTATATCACAAAATCATACTTTTGCAAGAAAAAAGTCCCATGTAGGAACTCCTAAAAAATCCTTTCTCGTGGGACGGTTCCAATCTAAGTAGCGCATTAGGGGCAAAATTCTTCAGGACGTTTTTTTAATAAAAGTGCAAACTTAAAATGTTCTACGATCGGATCGAGTTCCCCATAAAATAAAGGGCTTCGATGGAACCCGGAAACGTAAAGTTTTCAAACGGAGACCAGCCTGATTTACTTTTGATTTCCTCTTTTTGAAATGTTTTCGACTTTTTCAAATTCAAGATCGTAAAGTTTGCGGCATAACCGGCTTCGATTCTTCCAAAACCTTTTCCGTATTTTTCCGGTAAGTATTCGTTTACAAAGTCCCCCGGATTCTTAGCGCAGATTTTAGCGATCGTTTTTAGATCCACTCCCGCTTTCAATATCAACCA
This is a stretch of genomic DNA from Leptospira tipperaryensis. It encodes these proteins:
- a CDS encoding GNAT family N-acetyltransferase, encoding MNPNVSEITKNYVDLHRVLSNLVGSPILDRKNFVFYSNADSDWFTRIVLKEKLSPISLKEEILKLREEGHSSDVLDFLPSRDHEKVLKELGYKDCNEQWGMYLSGDPILSDKKFSSGDLNIRKIESEEELKNWLKIVNVSFESNDCENLYLKLLGLNFFRVFGGFVDQTLVATGMTFFNGTSYGLYSITTDPNRRGFGYASILVQNILEELRKEYSEIIILHATEMGKGIYEKFGFKKSMLLRHWS